From Scatophagus argus isolate fScaArg1 chromosome 10, fScaArg1.pri, whole genome shotgun sequence, a single genomic window includes:
- the LOC124066521 gene encoding serine/threonine-protein kinase ICK-like, whose amino-acid sequence MNRYTTIRQLGDGTYGSVILGRSLESGELVAIKKMKRKFYSWEECMNLREVKSLKKLNHANVIKLKEVIRENDHLYFIFEYMKENLYQLMKDRTRLFPESAVRNIMFQILQGLAFIHKHGFFHRDMKPENLLCMGPELVKIADFGLAREIRSRPPYTDYVSTRWYRAPEVLLRSTSYSSPIDQWAVGCIMAELYTLRPLFPGSSEVDTIFKICQVLGTPKKNDWPEGYQLANAMNFRWPQCIPSNLKTLIPNASPEAIHLMTDLLQWDPKKRPASAQALRYSYFHVGQALGTPQQILEQGRPQPGIVPLQVPLQSQPMLQQQQPLLLKPVPPSQPPPPNQHCSPSRPLQQIQPSSAAAQAAGYQRHTELVREQQPKHILKQEQTEGTPQSTHLPYIVDKTLQSKQARQESENANLLSYQLKPKGGRRRWGHSTGHLKGEDLDDYEETDLASISILGKSSFSTEKSRQGEDTRGRYGNVLDFSRSKGKEDAPLNLNKTTAYEEPSRTASAKQHYLRQSRYLPGISTKKNVAINASKDYIGSHLWGNSSIPFGGTLPSRGAHGTNTIPGGYMPSFYKKDLGSAGHRRHQGPSMDSTPSNYATWQSGRSQMNSSANMSLANKSTPGLLPRPPVQTIHGRTDWSAKYGHR is encoded by the exons ATGAATAGATACACTACCATCAGACAGCTCGGGGATGGCACCTACGGCTCAGTCATCCTCGGCCGCAGTCTGGAGTCTGGAGAGCTTGTTGCCATAAAGAA aatgaaaagaaaattctaTTCCTGGGAAGAATGCATGAATCTTCGTGAAGTCAAG TCCTTAAAGAAACTCAACCATGCTAATGTGATCAAACTCAAGGAGGTAATTCGAGAAAATGATCACTTGTACTTTATATTTGAGTACATGAAGGAGAATTTATATCAGCTAATGAAAGACAG GACTCGGCTGTTTCCTGAATCTGCTGTAAGAAATATCATGTTTCAGATACTACAGGGGCTTGCATTCATTCATAAACATG GGTTTTTTCACAGGGACATGAAGCCTGAGAACCTTCTGTGCATGGGCCCAGAGCTGGTGAAAATAGCTGACTTTGGTCTTGCCCGAGAAATCAGATCTCGTCCACCGTACACAGACTATGTCTCGACTAGATG GTACAGAGCACCAGAGGTTCTCCTCAGATCCACATCCTACAGTTCCCCCATAGACCAGTGGGCAGTTGGATGCATCATGGCAGAGCTTTATACCCTCAGGCCTCTTTTCCCAGGCTCCAGTGAAGTAGACACCATATTCAAGATTTGCCAAGTCTTGGGTACACCAAAGAAG AACGACTGGCCGGAGGGATACCAGCTGGCAAATGCTATGAATTTCCGTTGGCCTCAGTGTATTCCCAGTAATCTTAAGACACTGATCCCGAATGCCAGTCCTGAAGCCATCCATCTGATGACAGACCTGCTGCAGTGGGACCCCAAGAAGAGACCAGCTTCTGCCCAG GCTCTCAGGTACTCTTACTTCCATGTCGGCCAGGCTTTGGGCACTCCTCAGCAGATCCTGGAGCAGGGCAGACCTCAGCCAGGCATTGTGCCACTGCAGGTTCCTTTACAGTCACAACcaatgctgcagcagcagcaaccccTGCTGCTTAAGCCTGTGCCCCCCTCCCAGCCTCCACCTCCCAACCAACACTGCTCCCCCTCCAGGCCTCTCCAGCAGATCCAGCCCTCCTCCGCAGCCGCCCAGGCAGCAGGGTACCAACGGCACACAGAGCTGGTGCGAGAGCAGCAACCGAAGCACATCCTGAAGCAGGAGCAGACCGAAGGAACACCACAGAGCACACATCTTCCCTATATTGTTGACAAGACTCTGCAGAGCAAA caaGCAAGACAGGAGTCAGAAAATGCAAACCTACTGAGCTATCAGTTGAAACCCAAAGGAGGGCGGCGGCGTTGGGGCCACAGCACAGGACACCTTAAGGGTGAAGACTTGGACGACTATGAAGAAACTGATCTAGCATCCATCAGTATTCTTGGAAAAAGTAGCTTCTCCACAGAGAAGTCGAGGCAGGGGGAAGATACACGTGGCAG ATATGGAAATGTTTTGGATTTCAGTCGATccaaaggaaaagaagatgCACCTTTAAACCTGAACAAGACCACAGCCTACGAAGAGCCATCAAGAACTGCTTCTGCTAAACAGCATTACCTGAGGCAGTCAAGATATTTACCTG GCATTAGTACAAAGAAGAATGTGGCCATAAATGCCAGTAAAGACTACATTGGAAGCCATCTTTGGGGCAACAGCAGTATTCCATTTGGAGGAACTCTGCCGAGCAGAGGCGCCCACG GTACAAATACGATCCCGGGTGGATACATGCcatcattttacaaaaaagaCCTTGGTTCTGCTGGTCACAGAAGGCATCAGGGTCCTTCAATGGATTCAACACCATCAA ATTATGCAACGTGGCAGTCTGGTCGGAGTCAGATGAACTCCTCTGCCAACATGTCATTGGCCAACAAGAGCACCCCCGGGCTGCTGCCTCGCCCACCAGTACAGACCATCCACGGGCGAACAGACTGGTCTGCCAAATACGGTCACCGCTAG
- the LOC124065920 gene encoding glutathione S-transferase 3-like produces the protein MSGRVVLHYFNGRGKMESIRWLLTVAEVEFDEMYLTTRDQYEKLLSDGALMFQQVPLVEIDGMKLIQTKAILNYIAEKYNLHGKDIKDRVMINMYSEGLMDLMEMIMKLPFTQDPKPQLDNILSKAKERYLPVFEKVLSGSIYLVGGKLSCADVQLLECTLMLEEKFPGILADFPSVKSFQGRMIQIPAINRFLQPGSKRKPQPDEKLLKTAMEVLQIKLPLP, from the exons ATGTCTGGAAGAGTTGTGTTGCACTACTTCAACGGGAGAGGGAAGATGGAATCAATCCGCTGGCTTTTGACAGTTGCAGAAGTGGAG TTTGATGAGATGTACCTGACAACTCGTGATCAGTATGAAAAACTCCTAAGTG atgGAGCTCTCATGTTCCAGCAAGTTCCCCTGGTGGAAATTGATGGCATGAAGCTTATTCAGACAAAGGCAATTTTGAATTACATCGCAGAGAAGTACAATCTTCATGGAAAAGATATCAAAGACCGCGTAAT gatcaacaTGTACTCAGAGGGACTGATGGACCTTATGGAAATGATCATGAAGTTGCCCTTCACCCAAGACCCCAAACCACAACTGGACAACATTCTGAGTAAAGCCAAAGAGCGCTACCTTCCAGTGTTTGAAAAG GTGTTGTCCGGGTCCATCTACCTGGTGGGAGGTAAACTAAGCTGCGCAGATGTGCAGCTGCTTGAATGCACCCTGATGTTGGAGGAGAAATTCCCTGGAATTCTTGCAGATTTTCCCAGCGTTAAG TCTTTCCAGGGCAGGATGATCCAGATTCCCGCCATCAACAGGTTCCTTCAGCCAGGCAGCAAGAGGAAGCCACAGCCAGATGAAAAATTATTGAAGACGGCCATGGAGGTGTTACAAATTAAACTTCCACTGCCATGA
- the tmem14a gene encoding transmembrane protein 14A, producing the protein MAVDWIGFSYAAAIIFGGFMGYKRKGSVMSLMAGLVFGGFSAYGAYNVSYDSKDIKVSLLAAGVLAVVMGMRYKKSGKLMPAGIMSGLSLLMVFRLLLLIMV; encoded by the exons ATGGCAGTGGACTGGATTGGATTCAGCTATGCTGCAGCCATCATCTTCGGAGGATTTATGGGATACAAGAGAAAAG GCAGTGTGATGTCCCTGATGGCCGGTTTAGTTTTTGGTGGATTTTCTGCTTATGGCGCATACAATGTCTCTTATGACTCAAAGGACATCAAGGTCTCGTTGT TGGCCGCAGGAGTCCTCGCAGTCGTGATGGGAATGAGATACAAGAAATCTGGAAAATTAATGCCTGCTGGCATTATGTCTGGGCTAAG ctTGCTGATGGTGTTTCGGCTGTTACTACTCATCATGGTGTAA
- the fbxo9 gene encoding F-box only protein 9 codes for MAEENADIGGTIEDDDEGSDDPNLEVQLNAFRVQWMSELKPSSGASGTSDRLLQAKGLKKMQEFAKEEKATELFLRAVQEEQKGAVYEAIKFYRMAMQLVPDIEFKINYSRPPDADRGGGNYLEDNDVDGEIEDLLAYFEQELTLESSFPKICIPELEMTQVHISALPREILMYIFRWVVSSDLDMRALEQLSLVCRGFYICARDPEIWHSACVRVWGRNCTKVVPFKSWRDMFLQRPRVRFDGVYISKTSYIRQGEESLDGFYRAWHHVEYYRYLRFFPDGHVIMLTTPEDPLAVVPRLRTKNTRMDSALLGHFRLSQETDNQTKVYAVVCKKKEEKTAEFQRNRFCRRNPPPEAEHSFHVGLHLSSGGRQSFNKLVWIHHSCHITYKLTGETVVTAFDLDTMYTPFHFARVKSYTAFSEQPL; via the exons ATG GCTGAAGAAAATGCAGATATTGGAGGTACGAttgaggatgatgatgaaggttCAGATGACCCAAATCTTGAG GTGCAGCTCAATGCATTCAGAGTTCAGTGGATGTCTGAACTTAAACCGAGCTCTGGAGCAAGTGGAACGAGTGACCGACTGCTGCAAGCCAAGGGTCTGAAGAAGATGCAAGAATTTGCTAAGGAGGAAAAA gcCACAGAGCTGTTCTTGAGAGCTGTTCAAGAAGAGCAGAAAGGGGCTGTTTACGAGG CTATCAAGTTCTATCGCATGGCTATGCAGCTTGTGCCTGACATTGAGTTTAAAATCAACTACAGTCGTCCTCCTGATGCTGACCGAGGTGGAGGAAACTA cttgGAGGATAATGATGTTGATGGTGAGATTGAGGATCTACTTGCCTACTTTGAGCAGGAGCTCACTCTCGAAAGCTCTTTTCCAAAGATCTGCATTCCTGAGTTGGAAATGACTCAGGTGCACATTTCAG CCTTGCCACGGGAAATCCTGATGTACATATTTCGTTGGGTTGTGTCAAGTGATCTGGACATGCGAGCTCTGGAGCAGCTCTCTTTGGTTTGCCGAGGGTTTTACATTTGTGCAAG ggaCCCCGAGATTTGGCATTCAGCCTGTGTAAGAGTGTGGGGACGGAACTGCACAAAAGTTGTACCCTTCAAATCCTGGAGGGACATGTTTCTGCAAAGGCCACGTGTCCGTTTTGATG GTGTCTATATCAGCAAGACATCATACATTCGTCAAGGAGAGGAATCATTGGATGGATTCTACAGGGCTTGGCACCACGTTGAGTACTACAG GTACCTCCGGTTCTTCCCTGATGGCCACGTCATCATGCTGACCACCCCTGAGGACCCTCTGGCCGTTGTTCCTCGCTTGCGTACTAAGAACACCAG aatgGATTCTGCTCTGCTCGGTCATTTCCGTCTGTCGCAGGAGACAGACAATCAAACCAAAGTCTATGCTGTTGTCTgcaagaaaaaggaggag AAAACGGCCGAGTTTCAAAGGAACCGGTTCTGCAGGCGGAACCCACCTCCGGAGGCTGAACACAGCTTCCACGTGGGACTACATCTGTCCTCTGGGGGGCGCCAGAGTTTCAATAAGCTGGTGTGGATCCACCACTCCTGCCACATCACTTACAA GCTGACGGGGGAAACAGTTGTCACAGCGTTCGACCTGGACACGATGTACACACCCTTCCATTTTGCACGTGTGAAGAGTTACACAGCTTTCTCTGAGCAGCCTCTTTGA
- the LOC124066385 gene encoding glutathione S-transferase A4-like yields the protein MSGRVVLHYFNGRGKMESIRWLLTVAEVEFDEMYLTTRDQYEKLLSDGALMFQQVPLVEIDGMKLIQTKAILKYIAEKYNLYGKDIKDRVMINMYSEGLMDLMEMIMILPFTQDPKPKLDNILSKAKERYLPVFEKVLSGSIYLVGGKLSCADVQLLECTLMLEEKFPGILADFPSVKSFQGRMIQIPAINRFLQPGSKRRPQPDEIYVKTVLEVLQLKLPL from the exons ATGTCTGGAAGAGTTGTGTTGCACTACTTCAACGGGAGAGGGAAGATGGAATCAATCCGCTGGCTTTTGACAGTTGCAGAAGTGGAG TTTGATGAGATGTACCTGACAACTCGTGATCAGTATGAAAAACTCCTAAGTG atgGAGCTCTCATGTTCCAGCAAGTTCCCCTGGTGGAAATTGATGGCATGAAGCTTATTCAGACAAAGGCAATTTTGAAATACATCGCCGAGAAGTACAATCTTTATGGAAAAGATATCAAAGACCGCGTAAT gatcaacaTGTACTCAGAGGGACTGATGGACCTTATGGAAATGATCATGATATTGCCCTTCACCCAAGACCCCAAACCAAAACTGGACAACATTCTGAGTAAAGCCAAAGAGCGCTACCTTCCAGTGTTTGAAAAG GTGTTGTCCGGGTCCATCTACCTGGTGGGAGGTAAACTAAGCTGCGCAGATGTGCAGCTGCTTGAATGCACCCTGATGTTGGAGGAGAAATTCCCTGGAATTCTTGCAGATTTTCCCAGCGTTAAG TCTTTCCAGGGCAGGATGATCCAGATTCCTGCCATCAACAGGTTCCTTCAGCCAGGCAGCAAGAGGAGGCCACAGCCAGATGAAATCTATGTGAAGACAGTCCTGGAGGTGTTACAACTTAAACTTCCACTGTAA